Proteins encoded together in one Candidatus Sulfotelmatobacter sp. window:
- the ygiD gene encoding 4,5-DOPA dioxygenase extradiol: MPTMPVVFFGHGSPMNALETNPTTEAWAKLGVGLPRPRAILAVSAHWFIPGTKVTAAEQPRTIHDFGGFPRALYEMSYRAPGAPWLADRVAALLAPAPVARDTSWGLDHGTWSVLVHAFPAADVPVVQLSIDETQPPAFHYELGRKLAPLRDEGVLLIGSGNVVHNLEALAWGRHEPRPYDWADRFETIVRGALETGDDAALVDYGRHGGDALLAVPTPEHYLPLLYVLGARRIDDAVRFPVSGVQLGSISMLTAVLG, translated from the coding sequence ATGCCGACGATGCCGGTCGTGTTCTTCGGCCACGGCAGCCCGATGAACGCGCTCGAGACGAACCCGACGACCGAGGCGTGGGCCAAGCTCGGCGTGGGCCTGCCGCGACCGCGGGCGATCCTGGCCGTCTCGGCGCACTGGTTCATCCCCGGGACGAAGGTCACCGCGGCCGAGCAGCCGCGCACGATCCACGACTTCGGCGGCTTTCCGCGCGCGCTCTACGAGATGTCGTATCGCGCGCCCGGTGCGCCGTGGCTGGCCGATCGGGTGGCCGCGCTGCTGGCGCCCGCGCCGGTCGCGCGCGACACGAGCTGGGGGCTCGATCACGGCACCTGGTCGGTGCTCGTGCACGCGTTTCCCGCCGCCGACGTTCCGGTGGTGCAGTTGAGCATCGACGAGACGCAGCCGCCCGCGTTCCACTACGAGTTGGGACGCAAGCTGGCGCCGCTGCGCGACGAGGGCGTGTTGCTGATCGGCAGCGGCAACGTCGTCCACAACCTCGAGGCGCTGGCGTGGGGGCGACACGAGCCGCGCCCGTACGATTGGGCCGACCGCTTCGAGACGATCGTGCGCGGCGCGCTCGAGACCGGCGACGACGCGGCGTTGGTCGACTACGGCCGTCACGGAGGGGACGCGCTGCTGGCCGTCCCGACCCCCGAGCACTATCTGCCGCTGCTCTACGTGCTCGGCGCGCGCCGCATCGACGACGCCGTCCGCTTCCCGGTGTCGGGCGTGCAGCTCGGCTCGATCTCGATGCTGACCGCCGTGCTCGGCTGA
- a CDS encoding MFS transporter, which yields MATQAPALFGSIDDAHVSRAQWMIVLVAGMGFFTDAYDLFVIGVVLKLLTPEWHIQPLEQAVIGATALVSAAIGSAIFGRVADVFGRKYIYGFEVLVLGAGAIASAFSPNIWWLIGFRFVLGLGIGGDYPVSATIASEFAGSKVRGRLVSTVFAMQGIGLIVGPLLAIALIAAGLSNDVVWRILLAAGAIPPLAVFWARRHLKETPRYEQLLGRETAGIKPVAREHELFGEIREAYGDGKLLRWLVGTSLAWFLLDLAYYGNTISNQQFVTAVAPRAGETHTLFISLLVFAFAAFPGYLLSVYGMDRWGRKTIQILGFGMMAISFVGIALIGDAKAILVPFVALYCLNYFFTEFGPNTTTFVLPAEIFPVRVRSTSHGISATVGKVGAAVGTFSFPLLQAQYGLPGPMWVAGVASVAGLAITWALLPEPKGLDLEVASRDTAFAPAARLQPAVT from the coding sequence ATGGCTACGCAGGCACCTGCCCTCTTCGGATCGATCGACGACGCGCACGTCTCGCGCGCGCAGTGGATGATCGTCCTCGTCGCCGGGATGGGCTTCTTCACCGACGCCTACGACCTGTTCGTGATCGGCGTCGTGCTCAAGCTGCTCACCCCGGAGTGGCACATCCAGCCGCTCGAGCAGGCGGTGATCGGCGCGACCGCGCTCGTCTCGGCCGCGATCGGCTCGGCGATCTTCGGACGCGTCGCCGACGTCTTCGGGCGCAAGTACATCTACGGTTTCGAGGTGCTCGTGCTCGGCGCGGGCGCGATCGCGTCGGCGTTCTCGCCGAACATCTGGTGGCTGATCGGCTTCCGGTTCGTGTTGGGGCTCGGCATCGGCGGCGACTATCCGGTCAGCGCCACGATCGCCAGCGAGTTCGCCGGCTCGAAAGTGCGCGGACGACTGGTCTCGACGGTGTTCGCGATGCAGGGCATCGGACTGATCGTCGGACCGCTGCTGGCGATCGCGCTGATCGCCGCCGGCCTCTCGAACGACGTCGTGTGGCGCATCCTGCTCGCGGCCGGCGCGATTCCGCCGCTGGCCGTGTTCTGGGCGCGCCGGCACCTCAAGGAGACGCCGCGCTACGAGCAGCTGCTCGGGCGCGAGACTGCCGGCATCAAGCCGGTCGCGCGCGAGCACGAACTCTTCGGCGAGATCCGCGAGGCCTACGGCGACGGAAAGCTCCTCCGGTGGCTGGTCGGCACGTCGCTGGCGTGGTTCTTGCTCGACCTGGCGTACTACGGCAACACGATCTCGAACCAACAGTTCGTCACCGCCGTCGCGCCCCGCGCCGGCGAGACGCACACGCTCTTCATCTCGCTGCTCGTGTTCGCGTTCGCTGCCTTTCCCGGCTATTTGCTCTCCGTCTACGGGATGGATCGCTGGGGCCGCAAGACGATCCAGATCCTCGGCTTCGGGATGATGGCGATCAGCTTCGTCGGCATCGCGCTTATCGGCGACGCGAAGGCGATCCTGGTGCCGTTTGTCGCGCTCTACTGCCTGAACTACTTCTTCACCGAGTTCGGGCCCAACACGACGACCTTCGTGCTGCCGGCCGAGATCTTTCCGGTGCGCGTGCGCAGCACCAGCCACGGCATCTCCGCCACCGTCGGCAAGGTCGGCGCGGCCGTCGGCACGTTCTCGTTCCCGCTGCTGCAGGCGCAATACGGTCTGCCGGGCCCGATGTGGGTCGCCGGCGTCGCGTCGGTCGCGGGCCTGGCGATCACCTGGGCGCTGCTCCCCGAACCGAAGGGACTCGACCTCGAGGTCGCCTCGCGCGACACCGCGTTCGCCCCGGCTGCTCGACTGCAGCCGGCGGTCACGTAG
- a CDS encoding beta-ketoacyl-[acyl-carrier-protein] synthase family protein has product MRDVAVTGAGLLTPIGHDVATNWDGFRSGRLGIVRAPASTGWHGWWAGVPDAFLDGRLDATTAKRTDRFARYALICADEALRAAGIAQPDAERTAIVLGTSMGGVPALVDARAQLDTQGSAHVPPRLMAYVIPNMAAAALALRYGLHGPQLTIAAACASSIDAIGHGARLIERGDADVALCGGTETLLTPVVAWSLQHAGALSSAPDAARASLPFDVARSGFVMGDGCGVVVLEAGERARARGAPVLGYVRGYGSIADGYHPTSPEPSGRWEARAMELALRDAQVEADAIDAIFAHGTATVVGDAVEIAAIDAIAGGRAVPIPVTSLKGHVGHAMAASGVTSVIVALRGMAEATLVPTLGSTHLDPAARFDLVTGAPRALAMRTVQVNAFGFGGQNASLVLADRP; this is encoded by the coding sequence ATGCGAGACGTCGCCGTCACCGGCGCGGGCCTGCTCACGCCGATCGGGCACGACGTCGCGACCAACTGGGACGGCTTTCGCAGCGGCCGCCTGGGGATCGTGCGCGCCCCCGCATCGACGGGCTGGCACGGCTGGTGGGCCGGCGTCCCCGACGCATTCTTGGACGGCCGGCTCGACGCGACGACCGCCAAGCGCACCGACCGTTTCGCCCGCTACGCGCTGATCTGCGCCGACGAAGCGCTGCGTGCCGCCGGGATCGCGCAGCCCGATGCCGAGCGCACGGCGATCGTGTTGGGAACGTCGATGGGCGGTGTCCCGGCGCTGGTCGACGCGCGCGCGCAGCTCGATACGCAGGGCTCCGCGCACGTGCCGCCGCGCTTGATGGCCTACGTCATCCCGAACATGGCTGCCGCGGCGCTCGCGTTGCGCTACGGTCTGCACGGCCCGCAGCTGACCATCGCCGCCGCGTGTGCCAGCTCGATCGACGCCATCGGTCACGGCGCGCGGCTGATCGAGCGCGGTGACGCCGACGTGGCGCTGTGCGGCGGCACCGAGACGCTGCTGACGCCGGTCGTCGCCTGGAGCCTGCAACACGCCGGCGCGCTCTCGTCCGCGCCCGACGCTGCCCGCGCGTCGTTGCCGTTCGACGTCGCGCGCAGCGGCTTCGTGATGGGCGACGGCTGCGGCGTCGTCGTGCTCGAAGCCGGCGAGCGCGCACGCGCGCGCGGCGCTCCGGTGCTCGGTTACGTACGCGGCTACGGCTCGATCGCCGACGGCTACCATCCCACCTCGCCCGAGCCCAGCGGCCGTTGGGAAGCGCGCGCGATGGAGCTGGCGTTGCGCGACGCGCAGGTCGAGGCGGACGCGATCGACGCGATCTTCGCGCACGGGACGGCGACGGTGGTCGGCGACGCGGTCGAGATCGCCGCCATCGACGCGATCGCCGGCGGCCGTGCAGTGCCGATCCCGGTGACCTCGCTCAAGGGCCACGTCGGGCACGCGATGGCGGCCAGCGGCGTCACCTCGGTGATCGTCGCGTTGCGCGGAATGGCCGAAGCGACGCTCGTCCCGACGCTCGGTTCCACCCACCTCGACCCCGCCGCGCGCTTCGACCTGGTCACCGGCGCGCCGCGCGCGCTGGCGATGCGCACGGTGCAGGTCAACGCTTTCGGGTTCGGCGGCCAGAACGCGTCGCTGGTGCTCGCCGACCGTCCCTGA
- a CDS encoding SDR family oxidoreductase, which translates to MVAFVSGGSRGIGAAIVRALRRAGAQVFFTYRERGDDAAALCAELGDDVAAYPLDVADADAIPAAIEACVARFGRLDVLVNNAGIYVENAFEGDDYAAWRAGWQRTFDVNLFGAANLTWCALRVMRAQGSGAIVNVASRAAHRGELTHPNYGASKAALVNLTKSIARRCAAQGIVAFAVAPGFVETEMAADDLAVNGAALAAEIPLGRVASADEVAHVVAFVCTPLARHLNGATLDVNGGSYVR; encoded by the coding sequence GTGGTCGCGTTCGTCAGCGGCGGGAGCCGCGGGATCGGCGCAGCGATCGTGCGCGCGCTCCGGCGAGCGGGCGCGCAGGTCTTCTTCACCTATCGCGAGCGCGGCGACGACGCCGCGGCGCTGTGCGCCGAGCTCGGCGACGACGTCGCCGCCTACCCGCTCGACGTCGCCGACGCCGACGCGATCCCGGCCGCGATCGAGGCTTGCGTCGCGCGCTTCGGCCGCCTCGACGTGCTGGTCAACAACGCCGGCATCTACGTCGAGAACGCGTTCGAAGGCGACGACTACGCCGCGTGGCGGGCGGGATGGCAACGGACCTTCGACGTCAACCTGTTCGGCGCCGCGAATCTGACCTGGTGCGCGCTGCGCGTGATGCGCGCGCAGGGCTCGGGGGCGATCGTCAACGTCGCCTCGCGCGCCGCGCATCGCGGCGAGCTGACCCATCCGAACTACGGCGCGTCGAAAGCCGCGCTGGTGAACCTGACCAAGTCGATCGCGCGCCGCTGCGCGGCGCAGGGGATCGTCGCCTTCGCGGTCGCGCCGGGCTTCGTCGAGACCGAGATGGCGGCCGACGACCTGGCCGTGAACGGCGCGGCGCTGGCCGCGGAGATCCCGCTCGGCCGGGTCGCGAGCGCCGACGAGGTCGCGCACGTCGTCGCCTTCGTCTGCACGCCGCTCGCGCGGCACCTCAACGGCGCGACGCTCGACGTCAACGGCGGATCGTACGTGCGCTGA
- a CDS encoding CGNR zinc finger domain-containing protein gives MGLVPSVHDESAPGDLELVRTFINTYDLMPLPGKEELGTPGQLRTWLAQRGLLAADASVDEAGWRRALEVREALRALIASQGDPPAAAAAAALLDAAAARAPLCVHFADGETRLAPTDRGIDGALSRLLAIVHDAMRTGAWQRMKTCGDPACVWAFYDHSKNRSGVWCSMASCGNRNKARRRRAHA, from the coding sequence GTGGGGTTGGTGCCCTCGGTACACGACGAATCGGCGCCCGGCGACCTCGAGCTCGTCCGGACGTTCATCAACACCTACGACCTCATGCCGCTGCCGGGCAAAGAAGAGCTCGGCACGCCCGGACAGCTGCGGACGTGGTTGGCGCAGCGCGGTCTGCTGGCCGCCGACGCGTCCGTGGACGAGGCCGGCTGGCGGCGCGCGCTCGAGGTCCGCGAAGCGTTGCGGGCGCTGATCGCCAGCCAGGGCGATCCGCCGGCGGCGGCCGCGGCGGCCGCGCTGCTCGACGCCGCCGCGGCGCGCGCCCCGTTGTGCGTGCACTTCGCGGACGGTGAAACGCGGCTCGCGCCGACCGATCGTGGGATCGACGGCGCGCTCTCGCGGTTACTGGCCATCGTTCACGACGCGATGCGCACCGGCGCGTGGCAGCGGATGAAGACCTGCGGCGATCCGGCCTGCGTGTGGGCGTTCTACGATCACTCGAAGAATCGCTCGGGCGTGTGGTGCAGCATGGCCTCGTGCGGCAACCGCAACAAAGCGCGCCGTCGCCGCGCACACGCCTGA
- a CDS encoding SDR family NAD(P)-dependent oxidoreductase — MPTSLQGTVALVTGASSGIGEATAAALAAHGANVAIAARRRDRLEALAGRIAADGGAALVLEADVTDPEQARGIVEDTVSALGRLDVLVNNAGVMLLGPIVGADPDEWDLMLDLNVRALMHVTNAALPHLLQAAEGDPRRVADLVNVSSVAGRLARAGSGGYNASKWAVNAFSESLRQEITKRFVRIALIEPGFVATELQSHNRPEIQAQIQTLVEPGLGMQAQDIADAIVYVVTRPRHVAINEVLIRPTVQDR; from the coding sequence ATGCCGACATCGTTGCAAGGAACCGTCGCGCTCGTCACCGGCGCCAGCTCCGGGATCGGCGAGGCGACCGCCGCCGCGCTGGCGGCGCACGGCGCCAACGTCGCCATCGCGGCGCGCCGCCGCGACCGCCTCGAAGCGCTGGCCGGACGCATCGCCGCCGACGGCGGCGCGGCGCTGGTGCTCGAGGCCGACGTCACCGACCCCGAACAAGCGCGCGGCATCGTGGAGGACACGGTCAGCGCGCTGGGACGGCTCGACGTCCTCGTCAACAACGCGGGCGTCATGCTGCTCGGCCCGATCGTCGGCGCCGATCCCGACGAGTGGGACCTGATGCTCGACCTCAACGTGCGCGCCCTCATGCACGTGACCAACGCCGCGCTGCCGCACCTGTTGCAGGCCGCCGAGGGCGATCCGCGCCGCGTCGCCGATCTGGTCAACGTCAGCTCGGTCGCCGGGCGCCTCGCGCGCGCCGGCAGCGGCGGCTACAACGCCAGCAAATGGGCCGTCAACGCGTTCAGTGAGTCGCTGCGCCAAGAGATCACCAAGCGTTTCGTGCGCATCGCGCTGATCGAGCCCGGCTTCGTCGCCACCGAGCTGCAAAGCCACAACCGGCCCGAGATCCAAGCGCAGATCCAGACCCTGGTCGAACCGGGCCTGGGCATGCAGGCCCAAGACATCGCCGACGCCATCGTCTACGTGGTGACGCGTCCGCGCCACGTCGCGATCAACGAGGTCCTGATCCGGCCGACCGTCCAGGACCGCTGA
- a CDS encoding class I SAM-dependent methyltransferase, with amino-acid sequence MDERHGARQPHRFDPRRSALLDDEARFAHVPPDELLALLELPADGLLLDFGTGTGTYALAIARARPDVRVLALDEQDAMLDQLRAKLAAAPLPNVEPIGPDALPALRGGVERILALNVLHELGDDALAHLRALLAPAGRAVIVDWNADVERPVGPPRDHVFGEREATDRLRASGFAVLATHPFAYHYGLTIRPAR; translated from the coding sequence ATGGACGAACGGCACGGTGCGCGCCAGCCGCATCGCTTCGACCCGCGGCGCAGCGCCCTGCTCGACGACGAGGCGCGCTTCGCGCACGTCCCGCCCGACGAGCTGCTGGCACTGCTCGAGCTGCCGGCGGACGGCCTGCTGCTCGACTTCGGCACCGGGACCGGGACGTATGCGCTGGCGATCGCTCGCGCGCGCCCCGACGTGCGCGTCCTCGCCCTCGACGAGCAGGACGCGATGCTCGACCAGCTGCGCGCAAAACTCGCCGCGGCGCCGCTCCCGAACGTCGAGCCGATCGGCCCGGACGCGCTGCCCGCGCTGCGCGGCGGCGTCGAGCGGATACTGGCGCTCAACGTGCTGCACGAGCTGGGCGACGACGCGCTCGCGCACCTGCGCGCGCTGCTGGCGCCGGCCGGACGGGCGGTGATCGTCGACTGGAACGCCGACGTGGAACGGCCGGTCGGGCCGCCGCGCGATCACGTCTTCGGCGAGCGCGAAGCGACGGATCGATTGCGCGCGAGCGGGTTCGCGGTGCTCGCGACGCACCCGTTCGCGTATCACTACGGCCTCACGATCCGGCCCGCACGCTGA
- a CDS encoding ChaB family protein produces the protein MPKKGPHGEYAPLPSTLERSPQKAQDTYEDTLEAAEKEYDHDEARAHRVAWASVKHSFEKVGDHWEPKDERGPSDPRSESGGPDPSGASYGGVDLEGHTKDELLAMARERGAHVTTHMTKAEIASALQHANDRETASARTHSS, from the coding sequence ATGCCGAAAAAAGGGCCGCACGGCGAGTACGCTCCACTGCCCTCGACGCTGGAACGCTCGCCGCAGAAGGCGCAAGACACCTACGAAGACACGCTCGAAGCCGCCGAGAAAGAGTACGACCACGACGAGGCGCGCGCGCACCGCGTCGCTTGGGCGTCGGTCAAGCACTCGTTCGAGAAAGTCGGCGATCACTGGGAGCCCAAGGACGAGCGCGGCCCATCGGACCCGCGCTCGGAGAGCGGCGGCCCCGATCCGAGCGGCGCGTCGTACGGCGGCGTCGACCTCGAGGGGCACACCAAGGACGAGCTGCTCGCGATGGCGCGCGAACGAGGCGCGCACGTCACCACCCACATGACGAAAGCCGAGATCGCGAGCGCGCTGCAGCACGCCAACGACCGCGAGACCGCGAGCGCGCGCACGCACTCGTCTTGA
- a CDS encoding alpha/beta hydrolase: MRHHRVAGGGGTQLHVVESGDPAGPPILFLHGWSQAHASWQRQLNAAALQSFRLIACDLRGHGDSDKPLDGYGESALWAADVAAILSALALDRPVLVGWSYAGYVIADYVRAHGDGALRGIVFVGAATDTGRTSYAPPGDGWAGILPDGTGNPNIYSPGAEEAALAMRQFMRACFAAPVDHLTELELLGIALSTPPRVREALFARRLANDDVLQAIRVPVLIAHGERDRIVDVATARHIAAQIPQATLSLYPQAGHAPFWEAQERFNAELAAFAQPARA, encoded by the coding sequence ATGCGACATCACCGCGTGGCCGGCGGCGGCGGAACACAGCTGCACGTCGTCGAGAGCGGCGATCCGGCCGGCCCGCCGATCCTCTTCCTGCACGGATGGTCGCAGGCGCACGCATCCTGGCAACGGCAGCTCAACGCCGCCGCCCTCCAGTCGTTTCGTCTGATCGCTTGCGATCTGCGCGGTCACGGTGACTCGGACAAGCCACTCGACGGGTACGGCGAGAGCGCGCTCTGGGCCGCGGACGTCGCGGCGATCCTGTCCGCGCTCGCGCTCGACCGCCCGGTCCTCGTCGGCTGGTCGTACGCGGGCTATGTCATCGCGGATTACGTGCGCGCGCACGGTGACGGCGCGCTGCGCGGCATCGTCTTCGTCGGCGCCGCAACCGACACGGGCCGCACCAGCTACGCGCCGCCGGGCGACGGCTGGGCCGGCATCCTTCCCGACGGGACGGGCAACCCGAACATCTACAGCCCGGGCGCCGAAGAGGCGGCGCTCGCGATGCGGCAGTTCATGCGCGCGTGCTTCGCCGCGCCGGTCGATCATCTGACCGAGCTCGAGCTGCTCGGCATCGCGCTCTCGACGCCGCCGCGCGTGCGCGAAGCGCTGTTCGCGCGCCGGCTGGCCAACGACGACGTGCTCCAAGCGATCCGCGTCCCCGTCTTGATCGCGCACGGCGAGCGCGACCGCATCGTCGACGTCGCGACCGCACGCCACATCGCCGCGCAGATCCCGCAGGCGACGCTCTCGCTCTATCCGCAGGCCGGCCACGCGCCGTTCTGGGAAGCGCAGGAGCGCTTCAACGCCGAGTTGGCCGCCTTCGCCCAGCCGGCGCGCGCATAG
- a CDS encoding MBL fold metallo-hydrolase: MDSDHPHEACRTGCSHELLGRKGFLSLGASALAGAALLATESEARAAVTTTASVTPGAELILLGTSAGPPPAPGRAGIASALVIDGKIYVIDCGRASVNQFVNAGLEYEDVAGIFVTHLHADHVCDLYNFFLLGAGWPAAEKSLRRPVPVYGPGSAGLPLPPAFPPGRTVDTAEPDHPVPGLTDLMRHCTQAYAYSINVFMRDTGVLDISRLMDVREIALPPVGAHPLGPTAPPMAPVTIAQFGDVTVTGLLVPHGACFPAYAYRFDTPHGSIVFSGDTTPTPNLIALAYGADLLVHEAIALESYHTRGMPPAMLSHLATSHTDVADIGRIARAAQVKSVVLSHLAPGDMRYLTTAQWQALADRSARLGGYDGPITVGTDLARFDVRGGRTA; encoded by the coding sequence ATGGATTCCGATCATCCGCACGAGGCCTGCCGGACCGGGTGCTCGCACGAGCTGCTGGGCCGCAAGGGCTTCTTGTCGCTCGGCGCGTCGGCGCTGGCCGGCGCGGCGCTGCTCGCGACGGAAAGCGAGGCGCGCGCCGCGGTCACGACGACCGCGAGCGTGACGCCGGGCGCCGAGCTGATCCTGCTCGGAACCTCGGCCGGGCCGCCGCCGGCACCGGGCCGCGCCGGGATCGCAAGCGCGCTGGTGATCGACGGGAAGATCTACGTGATCGACTGCGGCCGCGCGAGCGTGAACCAGTTCGTCAACGCGGGCCTCGAGTACGAAGACGTCGCGGGGATCTTCGTGACCCACCTGCACGCCGACCACGTCTGCGATCTCTACAATTTCTTCTTGCTGGGCGCCGGCTGGCCGGCGGCGGAGAAGAGCTTGCGCCGTCCGGTGCCGGTGTACGGTCCCGGCTCGGCGGGACTGCCGCTGCCGCCGGCGTTTCCACCGGGCCGCACGGTCGACACGGCCGAGCCGGATCACCCGGTCCCCGGCTTGACCGATCTGATGCGGCACTGCACGCAGGCGTACGCGTACTCGATCAACGTGTTCATGCGCGACACCGGCGTGTTGGACATCAGCCGGCTGATGGACGTGCGCGAGATCGCGCTGCCGCCGGTCGGCGCGCACCCGCTCGGGCCGACCGCGCCGCCGATGGCGCCGGTGACGATCGCGCAGTTCGGCGACGTGACGGTGACCGGGCTGCTGGTGCCGCACGGTGCCTGCTTTCCGGCCTACGCCTACCGCTTCGACACGCCGCACGGGTCGATCGTGTTCTCGGGCGACACGACGCCTACGCCGAACCTGATCGCGCTCGCGTACGGCGCCGACCTGCTGGTGCACGAGGCGATCGCGCTCGAGTCGTATCACACGCGCGGCATGCCGCCGGCGATGCTCTCGCACCTGGCCACCTCGCACACCGACGTGGCCGACATCGGCCGGATCGCGCGCGCCGCGCAGGTCAAGAGCGTCGTCCTCTCGCACCTCGCGCCCGGCGACATGCGCTATCTGACGACCGCGCAGTGGCAGGCGCTGGCGGATCGCAGCGCGCGCTTGGGCGGCTACGACGGCCCGATCACCGTCGGCACCGACCTCGCCCGCTTCGACGTGCGCGGAGGTCGCACGGCGTAA
- a CDS encoding sulfite exporter TauE/SafE family protein, with product MSFVHALSLLDLAALLFGVAIGALGTLVGVGGGFLIVPVVALIEPSWETRTVTAFSLAVVCANACSGTIAYLRQRRVDLRSAIPFALAAIPGVFAGVAGADNLERGWFDPLFGVLLLIMAGWLAFQPRTPPGGSRGGTHRTLTDAHGNRYAWSFDMRWGLLGSVVVGVVSALFGIGGGPIQVPFLVTVLDYPEHVATATSHAVLAVTSLVATIIHAAQGDYHGDLTLTLATALGALLGAPLGARVSRYVPGRTLIRILAAMLAFIAFRLLWRGARDAHSR from the coding sequence GTGAGCTTCGTTCACGCCCTCTCGCTGCTCGATCTCGCGGCGCTCCTGTTCGGCGTCGCGATCGGCGCGCTGGGGACACTGGTCGGCGTCGGCGGCGGCTTTCTGATCGTGCCGGTCGTCGCGTTGATCGAGCCGAGCTGGGAGACGCGGACCGTGACGGCGTTTTCGCTGGCGGTCGTGTGCGCCAACGCGTGCAGCGGAACGATCGCGTACCTGCGTCAGCGGCGGGTCGATCTGCGCAGCGCGATTCCGTTCGCGCTGGCGGCGATCCCCGGCGTGTTCGCCGGCGTCGCCGGTGCCGACAACCTCGAGCGCGGCTGGTTCGATCCGCTGTTCGGCGTCTTGCTGCTGATCATGGCAGGTTGGCTCGCGTTCCAGCCGCGCACCCCACCGGGCGGCTCGCGCGGCGGTACGCACCGCACGCTGACCGACGCGCACGGCAACCGCTATGCCTGGTCGTTCGACATGCGCTGGGGGCTGCTCGGAAGCGTCGTGGTCGGCGTCGTCTCCGCGTTGTTCGGGATCGGCGGCGGCCCGATCCAGGTACCGTTCCTGGTCACCGTGCTCGACTATCCCGAGCACGTCGCGACCGCGACCTCGCACGCCGTGTTGGCGGTGACCTCGCTGGTCGCGACGATCATCCACGCGGCGCAGGGCGACTACCACGGTGACCTGACCCTGACGCTGGCGACGGCACTGGGCGCGCTGCTGGGCGCGCCGTTGGGCGCGCGCGTCTCGCGCTACGTGCCGGGGCGGACGCTGATCCGCATCCTGGCGGCGATGCTGGCGTTCATCGCCTTCCGGCTGCTCTGGCGCGGCGCGCGCGACGCGCACTCGCGGTGA
- a CDS encoding methyltransferase domain-containing protein codes for MQRWDPASYERNARFVADMAGEAVAWLDPQPGERILDLGCGDGALTARLASSGAELVGFDASSELLAAARARGLDVREGDAHALPFLREFSAVFSNAALHWMQDPDAVLTGIARALRPGGRFVAEFGGHGNVAAPRIALDAVLARRGVDAAALMPWYLPTPDEYRARLEAAGFVVERIVLQPRLTPLPGEMADWLETFAQPFLAPLAPADRAEALAETVALLRPVLCDAGGRWTADYVRLRVRAHRN; via the coding sequence ATGCAGCGCTGGGATCCCGCGTCCTACGAGCGCAACGCGCGCTTCGTCGCCGATATGGCGGGCGAGGCGGTGGCGTGGCTCGATCCGCAACCGGGAGAGCGAATTCTCGACCTCGGCTGCGGCGACGGCGCGCTGACGGCTCGCCTGGCGAGCAGCGGGGCGGAGCTGGTCGGCTTCGACGCCTCGAGCGAGCTGCTCGCGGCGGCGCGCGCACGCGGGCTCGACGTGCGCGAAGGCGACGCGCACGCGCTGCCGTTCTTGCGCGAGTTCAGCGCCGTCTTCTCGAACGCGGCGCTGCACTGGATGCAGGATCCCGATGCGGTGCTGACCGGCATCGCTCGCGCGCTGCGCCCGGGGGGCCGCTTCGTGGCCGAGTTCGGCGGCCACGGCAACGTCGCCGCGCCGCGCATCGCGTTGGACGCCGTGCTGGCGCGCCGCGGCGTCGACGCCGCCGCGCTGATGCCGTGGTATCTGCCCACGCCCGACGAGTATCGCGCGCGGCTGGAAGCGGCCGGGTTCGTCGTCGAGCGGATCGTGTTGCAGCCGCGCCTCACGCCGCTGCCCGGCGAGATGGCGGACTGGTTGGAAACCTTCGCGCAGCCGTTCCTCGCGCCGCTGGCGCCGGCCGACCGAGCGGAGGCGCTGGCGGAAACGGTCGCCCTGTTGCGGCCGGTGCTCTGCGATGCGGGCGGCCGCTGGACGGCCGACTACGTCCGGCTGCGGGTGCGCGCGCACCGAAACTGA